One Echinicola strongylocentroti DNA window includes the following coding sequences:
- a CDS encoding DUF4136 domain-containing protein, with product MKKAHLCICLTLFLFTACFSSKDFVAEYDYDYRGNFKKYKTFAFMEDTGTDSVKHIPIIDKTIVSRLNSQGFHHQIEQPDILIYYKLFINQIRYRGYVQPDFDNWLSARGLEILKEEQLKEEKELEEDDEEDRKKGEDYENIKYYENEGMLIIYVIDYKKNKTIWQGYTAADFDVNSPSINLDLTRATYKVMNQFRLVTNNYSFY from the coding sequence ATGAAAAAAGCTCACCTATGCATCTGTTTGACGCTGTTTTTGTTTACGGCTTGTTTCTCCTCAAAGGATTTTGTGGCAGAATATGATTATGATTACCGTGGAAATTTCAAGAAATACAAAACCTTTGCCTTTATGGAGGACACTGGGACTGATTCGGTAAAGCACATTCCTATCATTGACAAAACCATCGTCTCCCGCCTCAATTCACAGGGCTTTCACCATCAAATAGAACAGCCTGATATCCTTATTTATTATAAACTTTTCATCAATCAAATCCGCTATAGAGGATATGTCCAACCTGACTTTGATAACTGGCTGTCGGCAAGGGGCTTGGAAATATTGAAAGAGGAGCAACTAAAGGAAGAGAAGGAGCTTGAAGAAGATGATGAGGAAGACCGCAAAAAAGGTGAGGATTATGAAAACATCAAATACTATGAAAACGAAGGGATGTTAATCATCTATGTGATAGATTATAAAAAGAACAAAACAATTTGGCAAGGCTATACAGCGGCAGATTTTGATGTTAACTCCCCAAGCATTAACCTTGATCTTACCAGAGCTACTTATAAGGTAATGAACCAATTCCGGTTAGTGACCAATAACTATTCTTTTTACTGA
- a CDS encoding agmatinase family protein: MTTKKQIVIDGFDPNGVASQGSIFGLPFDEETASVIILPVPWEVTVSYSPGTANGPEAVLKASSQVDLFQDDIVDAWTMGIHMLPIPEELYSNNTKYRILAGNYIDWLERGAPKEENERFGAVPSLIDKACESMNEWVYTTAKEFLNQGKLLALVGGDHSTPLGYIKALSEKYSSFGVLQIDAHADLRKDYEGFSYSHASIAHNFLKIPQVEKLVQVGVRDYCEEEADRVDGDDRITTFYDHHLKEQLYEGKTWRTICDQVIASLPREIYITIDIDGLDPKLCPNTGTPVPGGFEIDQIVYLMKLIVKSGRKIIGFDLVEVSPAEDESEWDGNVGARILYRMSNLMGVSQEKLWWK; this comes from the coding sequence ATGACTACAAAGAAACAAATCGTAATTGATGGGTTTGATCCCAATGGTGTAGCTTCGCAAGGAAGTATTTTTGGATTGCCATTTGATGAAGAAACAGCATCGGTGATTATTTTACCTGTACCCTGGGAAGTGACCGTGTCGTATTCACCTGGTACCGCAAATGGGCCTGAAGCAGTTTTGAAAGCTTCTTCCCAAGTCGATTTATTCCAAGATGATATCGTGGATGCATGGACCATGGGGATCCATATGCTTCCCATCCCCGAAGAGCTATATAGTAATAATACAAAATACAGGATACTGGCAGGCAATTACATAGATTGGCTCGAAAGAGGTGCTCCAAAGGAAGAAAATGAACGCTTTGGAGCCGTACCTTCATTGATAGACAAGGCGTGTGAAAGCATGAACGAATGGGTCTATACCACGGCCAAGGAATTCCTTAACCAAGGTAAGTTATTGGCACTGGTAGGAGGGGATCACAGTACTCCATTAGGCTATATTAAGGCCTTATCCGAGAAGTATTCCAGTTTTGGTGTACTTCAGATCGATGCCCATGCTGACCTGAGAAAAGATTATGAAGGCTTTAGCTATTCCCATGCCTCAATCGCTCACAATTTCCTTAAGATTCCACAAGTGGAGAAGTTGGTCCAAGTAGGAGTAAGGGATTACTGCGAAGAAGAAGCTGATAGAGTAGATGGGGATGATAGGATTACTACTTTTTATGATCATCATCTTAAGGAGCAACTGTATGAGGGTAAAACCTGGAGAACAATTTGTGATCAGGTCATCGCTTCATTGCCAAGGGAAATCTATATCACCATCGATATCGATGGTTTAGATCCTAAACTTTGTCCTAATACTGGTACTCCTGTCCCTGGCGGTTTTGAAATTGACCAAATCGTGTATTTGATGAAATTAATTGTGAAATCTGGCCGTAAAATCATAGGCTTTGACTTGGTGGAAGTGTCACCTGCCGAGGATGAAAGCGAATGGGATGGCAATGTGGGCGCGCGGATACTTTATCGAATGAGTAACTTGATGGGGGTATCACAGGAGAAATTATGGTGGAAATAG
- the aceK gene encoding bifunctional isocitrate dehydrogenase kinase/phosphatase: protein MKRTIMDTYTPPFVVKEIVNAYIKYITAFHEHTKRAPIYFRERDWDGVQLNHRQRLRLYKDCVNDVVLSCKEKYGEYLKNRQFWFEVKSVFSQKINDRKDKELAESFYNSVIRKAVVDLSIDEELMFVLEGYDSCEIHSQEPLFYNYPSHWGVQKIIRKILEDFDFQVPYYQKEKDVQFLVRSIREVILSRYQITDDTTTQVLKQVFYRNKAAYLIGRTFLGGKWMPFIIPFLNGPRGIYVDTLIFDPNLMSAIFSYTRSYFMVETEIPSQIVAFLNSVIRHKKVYELYNAIGFNKHGKTEFYRDFLNHLHVSNDQFIVAPGIKGMVMTVFTLPSYNIVFKVIKDNFDPPKNMTRKEVKEKYRLVSLHDRVGRMADTHEFEYFQIPLDRVHPDLLVELRNTVNSLVEIKENTLVIKHLYTERRLTPLNMYLETCDLEDAKIAVEEYGNAILQLAKANIFPGDMMTKNFGVTRQKRVIFYDYDEIEFLTKMNFRAKPKPVTFDQIYASEPWYEIAKNDVFPEDFRRFMIGRSDVKPHFLDFHELLFAPKHWQEIQHLIEQGEFIHAFPYPEYMRFRPEEEV from the coding sequence ATGAAAAGAACCATAATGGATACATATACCCCGCCATTTGTTGTCAAAGAAATTGTCAATGCGTACATAAAATATATTACAGCCTTTCATGAGCATACCAAACGTGCCCCTATCTACTTTAGGGAGAGAGATTGGGACGGTGTACAGCTGAATCACAGACAGCGGCTCCGTCTTTATAAGGATTGTGTTAATGACGTCGTGCTTTCATGTAAGGAAAAGTATGGAGAGTATCTCAAGAACCGGCAGTTTTGGTTTGAGGTAAAGTCGGTCTTTTCGCAAAAAATCAACGATAGAAAAGACAAAGAACTGGCCGAATCTTTTTATAATTCAGTAATCCGAAAGGCCGTAGTCGATCTTTCTATTGATGAAGAACTGATGTTTGTATTGGAAGGCTATGACAGCTGCGAAATCCATTCACAAGAGCCCCTTTTCTACAATTACCCATCCCACTGGGGAGTACAAAAAATCATCCGTAAAATACTGGAGGACTTTGATTTTCAAGTTCCTTATTACCAAAAAGAAAAAGATGTACAATTTTTGGTCCGAAGTATAAGGGAAGTCATCTTGAGCAGGTATCAGATTACCGATGATACGACCACACAAGTATTGAAACAGGTTTTTTATCGAAACAAAGCAGCCTATCTTATTGGGAGGACATTTTTAGGCGGTAAATGGATGCCATTTATCATTCCTTTTCTCAATGGTCCAAGAGGTATTTATGTGGACACGCTGATTTTTGACCCTAATTTAATGAGTGCCATATTCAGCTATACGCGCTCTTATTTTATGGTGGAAACTGAGATCCCCTCCCAAATCGTTGCTTTTCTCAACTCGGTCATTCGGCATAAGAAAGTTTATGAACTGTATAATGCAATAGGTTTTAATAAACACGGAAAGACGGAATTTTATCGTGATTTTCTCAATCATCTCCACGTCAGCAATGATCAGTTTATTGTAGCTCCGGGGATTAAGGGCATGGTAATGACGGTATTCACCCTCCCCTCCTATAACATTGTTTTTAAGGTCATTAAAGATAATTTTGATCCACCAAAAAACATGACCCGTAAAGAGGTCAAAGAGAAATATAGGTTGGTTTCCTTACATGACCGTGTAGGAAGGATGGCTGACACCCATGAATTTGAGTATTTCCAGATCCCATTGGATCGTGTACATCCGGATCTTTTGGTGGAGCTGCGCAATACCGTAAATTCACTTGTAGAGATAAAAGAAAACACGCTGGTTATCAAACACCTATACACAGAGCGTAGGCTTACCCCACTCAATATGTACTTAGAGACATGCGACCTGGAAGATGCCAAAATCGCCGTCGAAGAATACGGAAATGCCATCTTACAATTAGCAAAAGCCAATATCTTCCCTGGAGATATGATGACCAAGAATTTTGGTGTAACCCGACAAAAAAGGGTGATTTTCTATGATTACGATGAAATCGAGTTTTTGACCAAAATGAACTTTCGGGCCAAACCAAAGCCAGTTACCTTCGATCAGATCTATGCTTCAGAGCCTTGGTACGAAATCGCCAAAAATGATGTTTTTCCTGAAGACTTTAGGAGGTTTATGATAGGAAGATCAGATGTAAAACCCCATTTTCTGGATTTCCATGAGCTACTTTTTGCCCCCAAACACTGGCAAGAAATTCAACATCTAATCGAACAGGGAGAGTTTATCCATGCTTTTCCCTACCCAGAATATATGCGTTTTCGCCCAGAAGAGGAAGTTTAG